A region from the Leishmania panamensis strain MHOM/PA/94/PSC-1 chromosome 20 sequence genome encodes:
- a CDS encoding hypothetical protein (TriTrypDB/GeneDB-style sysID: LpmP.20.2400), with translation MADHSASSAALQGAASAAQHQRIHLQRQLTEVRMENTILRQQLYQVSTLLDIAVSKLGAMGVSLETPIDIRALRTEALQRAHAETTKADYDAVGASPENGKSPAQHHHKKFQMRQQLREHTRAVQCCAFSDSEDLLIATGGMDCRLIVQNYLSGANLWDATAHEEAVSDVAWMNHNCLLSASYDNTVRLWDVNGGTTNKDVLYQYTAHGFVLSAILLGPSLFACADSRHKTAIVDVRAGGKGVVQEHDYRINSLSYDDASQQLLMGQSNGVVSIWDMRRPDQAMCTANSNTGGGLPASPSPLPLQQQQRPGSLSDANDPVEGDTTPTTAIEDGAAGDSSALGSNGGLMASGSTTSIGSPPRFARATEIENEPSRSPISFIAHFHSDDDTCRLVCVSGDNMVRLYRGNFSAFTGGGRKEGASLYVLRNVLAGVPTRGNVMRSGFWKGDRGKPEMSVFFDDGETEGVARPPRRLTECDLLVTGGPGNTAQVCDVTDDGSAVVLERLEGHRDRVTGAAVRRSRKPIIATMSADSTVRIWMPVTC, from the coding sequence ATGGCTGACCATTCAGCTTCCTCGGCCGCGCTGCAAGGGGCTGCGAGCGCTGCTCAGCATCAGCGCATCCACTTACAAAGGCAGCTCACTGAGGTGCGCATGGAGAACACGATCCTGCGGCAACAGCTCTACCAGGTGAGCACCCTGCTGGACATCGCCGTGAGCAAGCTGGGGGCTATGGGTGTGTCGCTCGAGACGCCCATCGACATCCGCGCGTTGCGTACGGAGGCGTTGCAGCGGGCACATGCGGAGACGACCAAGGCGGATTATGACGCAGTCGGTGCCTCGCCGGAGAATGGCAAATCCCCTGCGCAGCATCACCACAAGAAATTCCAGATGCGTCAGCAGTTACGAGAGCACACAAGGGCGGTGCAGTGCTGTGCCTTCTCCGACAGCGAGGACCTTCTCATCGCCACTGGCGGCATGGACTGTCGCCTGATTGTGCAAAACTACCTAAGCGGAGCAAACTTGTGGGATGCCACGGCGCATGAGGAGGCAGTGAGCGACGTCGCTTGGATGAACCACAACTGCCTGCTCTCCGCTTCGTACGACAACACAGTGAGGCTATGGGATGTGAATGGTGGCACGACAAACAAGGACGTGCTGTACCAGTACACCGCCCACGGCTTCGTGCTCTCTGCAATTCTGCTAGGACCGTCGCTGTTCGCCTGCGCTGACTCGCGACACAAGACGGCCATTGTCGACGTCCGTGCCGGCGGGAAGGGCGTTGTGCAGGAGCATGACTACCGCATCAACTCGCTGAGCTACGACGATGCCTCCCAGCAGCTGTTGATGGGGCAGAGCAATGGGGTTGTATCCATCTGGGATATGCGGCGGCCCGATCAGGCCATGTGCACCGCTAACAGCAACACTGGTGGCGGCCTGCCAGCTTCGCcttcgccactgccgctgcagcaacagcagcgaccgGGGTCCTTGAGCGATGCAAATGACCCTGTAGAGGGGGACACCACACCCACAACGGCGATAGAGGATGGAGCTGCGGGTGACAGCAGTGCACTCGGATCAAACGGAGGCCTTATGGCGagtggcagcaccaccagcatcGGCAGCCCACCCCGCTTCGCCCGCGCCACAGAAATCGAGAATGAGCCGTCGCGCTCGCCCATCTCCTTTATTGCCCACTTTCACAGCGACGATGACACATGTcggcttgtgtgtgtttcggGTGACAACATGGTGCGGCTTTATCGTGGAAACTTCAGCGCCTTTACCGGTGGCGGCCGTAAGGAGGGCGCCAGCCTGTACGTGCTGCGGAATGTACTTGCAGGCGTGCCGACACGCGGCAACGTCATGCGCTCCGGTTTCTGGAAGGGAGACCGTGGGAAGCCGGAAATGTCGGTGTTCTTCGACGATGGTGAGACGGAGGGCGTTGcgcggccaccgcggcgacTGACCGAATGCGATTTACTCGTCACCGGCGGGCCGGGCAACACCGCGCAGGTATGTGACGTGACCGATGATGGCagtgcggtggtgctggaACGACTGGAGGGGCATCGCGACCGTGTGACCGGGGCAGCTGTGCGCCGCTCCCGCAAACCGATCATCGCTACGATGAGCGCCGACTCGACGGTGCGTATTTGGATGCCTGTCACGTGCTGA
- a CDS encoding hypothetical protein (TriTrypDB/GeneDB-style sysID: LpmP.20.2410), translating to MTSTQRVRDFAGDILAFHETHHDALKGTLERDLHGNLPRHLHSEILQENTAPSRPPTTGTPRSSSYRTPQWAELSECLREVSLAPLSDADAPRVAESRAVPLSRSSSTTTSSLPEYQVVKRLADLSQACDVDPEAVAAALQEAEKVLEAPTDAGRDREYAPRGSATAAERSAAKARLPLGGVQVTSASVAHSEEDLHSRRPRHHHHHRRRQDHHCGGSCTRSPDCVATAARLGATSGCHCFFPWGWPTLPCPVRAGTNISADNHANLHMSSGTAEIIDPAMRWYDVYYAWMLYYQQLYAVQVLQGRQQQCAKHGKRQSCRIHHGRHGDSHTASSGPEVLAGDQEDGTRWVHVERHSRAAAQADRGDVAQGGGSGVAEASPLMNTQPIFHHCPVSPQKPRTQTCTPRALQVSSEKTAKRDDEAARLRAELRHLKEEYTALSSCLVDLGGEGRQFLTCGDRRVRHSATASVAGAILAEPHPARPPAPVALRAKGGKRFGSRDDADPMSHYGSLAPAETWQSLSERQRSKALSPVPHVRTGRGSSPQRFSHQRPQWRH from the coding sequence ATGACCTCTACACAGCGGGTTCGCGACTTTGCAGGTGATATTCTTGCCTTTCACGAGACCCATCATGATGCGCTAAAGGGTACACTCGAGCGGGATCTGCACGGCAACCTCCCGCGCCACCTTCACAGTGAGATTCTACAGGAAAACACAGCACCATCTCGACCACCAACTACAGGAACGCCGCGATCCTCGTCGTACCGCACGCCACAGTGGGCTGAGCTCAGCGAATGCCTTCGTGAAGTGTCGTTGGCGCCTCTCTCAGATGCAGATGCCCCTCGCGTCGCCGAGTCCCGAGCAgtacccctctctcgctcgtcaTCGACGACCACGTCGTCTTTGCCAGAATATCAGGTGGTAAAGCGCCTTGCAGATCTCTCGCAGGCGTGCGATGTGGACCCGGAAGCCGTTGCAGCCGCTCTGCAGGAGGCTgagaaggtgctggaggcTCCCACGGACGCCGGCAGAGATCGCGAATATGCACCCCGCGGCAGTGCGACGGCTGCCGAGCGCTCCGCAGCCAAGGCACGCTTACCGCTGGGTGGTGTGCAAGTGACATCCGCCTCTGTCGCGCATTCTGAAGAGGATCTTCATTCACGGCGGCcgcgacaccaccaccaccaccggcggcgTCAGGATCACCATTGCGGCGGGAGCTGTACCCGTTCACCTGACTGTGTCGCTACAGCCGCCAGGTTAGGAGCAACGTCTGGCTGCCACTGCTTCTTTCCGTGGGGTTGGCCAACCCTGCCTTGTCCTGTCCGCGCAGGGACAAATATATCCGCTGACAACCACGCCAACCTCCACATGTCTTCTGGGACGGCGGAAATTATTGACCCCGCCATGCGTTGGTATGACGTGTACTACGCCTGGATGCTTTACTACCAGCAGCTGTACGCCGTCCAGGTGCTGCaaggacggcagcagcagtgcgctaAGCATGGAAAAAGACAGAGCTGCCGCATCCATCATGGTAGGCATGGCGACTCTCACACAGCCAGCTCGGGGCCTGAAGTGTTGGCAGGAGACCAAGAAGACGGCACTCGATGGGTTCATGTGGAGCGGCACtctcgcgcagccgcacaaGCAGATCGAGGCGATGTGGCCCAAGGGGGTGGAAGTGGTGTGGCTGAGGCCTCCCCATTAATGAATACACAGCCGATTTTCCATCACTGCCCTGTTTCTCCGCAGAAACCAAGGACTCAAACCTGCACGCCAAGAGCACTACAGGTGTCGAGTGAGAAAACCGCGAAAAgggacgacgaggcggcaCGTCTACGtgctgagctgcgccacctcaaGGAGGAGTACACAGCACTCTCATCTTGCTTGGTCGATTTgggaggtgaggggaggCAGTTTCTGACTTGTGGAGATCGTCGTGTTAGACACtctgccaccgcctctgTCGCAGGTGCAATCCTCGCAGAGCCGCATCCAGCGCGGCCGCCTGCGCCGGTAGCTCTTCGCGCGAAGGGTGGTAAGCGGTTTGGCAGCCGCGACGATGCCGACCCAATGTCACATTACGGTTCTTTGGCACCCGCGGAGACTTGGCAGTCTCTTTCggagcgccagcgcagcaaaGCCTTATCTCCGGTGCCACATGTCCGCACAGGTCGTGGTTCCTCACCACAGCGATTTTCACATCAGCGACCACAGTGGCGGCACTGA
- a CDS encoding hypothetical protein (TriTrypDB/GeneDB-style sysID: LpmP.20.2420) has product MSNWADAAQDEEQYQAAYGSDDNGSSSEYEEPKPSWDTAKTEVTYEVDADGNRFEVMRKVRTYHVDRPVTMADIRAKLAYFGKGKGDQSTLVSAEPPLALEMGAVDQFERESRAEVKRMIHEASGIDVVVKDEHLRVVREMEEKAKKDPRSVRSGAGSTWGAVASKSTDTREQSTTGIRIRNLSDDITQENLSRIFEGRGWITKNVRIPRGDNNQTRGFAFVIFEEAWMADAAIKEGKFHFKNVVLDVSRAETRT; this is encoded by the coding sequence ATGTCGAACTGGGCAGATGCCGCGCAGGACGAGGAGCAGTACCAGGCAGCGTACGGCTCCGAcgacaacggcagcagctccgaGTATGAGGAGCCGAAGCCGTCATGGGATACTGCCAAGACGGAGGTTACCTACGAGGTGGACGCTGATGGAAACCGCTTCGAAGTGATGCGGAAGGTGCGCACGTACCACGTGGATCGCCCGGTTACGATGGCGGACATTCGCGCGAAGCTCGCATACTTTGGCAAGGGCAAGGGTGACCAGTCCACTCTTGTCTCCGCGGAACCACCGCTAGCGCTCGAGATGGGCGCGGTCGACCAGTTCGAGCGCGAGAGCCGTGCTGAGGTGAAGCGCATGATTCACGAGGCTAGTGGTATTGATGTCGTCGTCAAGGACGAGCACCTGCGCGTTGTGCGCGAgatggaagagaaggcaaagaaggatCCAAGGTcagtgcgcagcggcgccggctccACTTGGGGTGCGGTTGCGTCCAAGTCTACGGATACCCGGGAGCAGTCGACCACGGGCATTCGGATTCGTAACTTGTCCGATGACATCACGCAGGAGAACCTGTCCCGCATTTTCGAGGGTCGTGGGTGGATCACGAAGAACGTGCGCATCCCTCGTGGCGACAACAACCAGACGCGCGGCTTTGCGTTCGTGATATTCGAGGAAGCATGGATGGCAGATGCGGCTATCAAAGAGGGCAAGTTCCACTTCAAAAATGTGGTGCTGGATGTCTCGCGTGCCGAGACCCGTACGTAA
- a CDS encoding hypothetical protein (TriTrypDB/GeneDB-style sysID: LpmP.20.2380) translates to MSGGGSETETAELVLFRLEEIDELLAAVNSDEDDSQATTLAQYLRRGQDLESALRLHDEQLRSLQDEFIQAHVSRADQIAQLYHEFSACERHIVDFEEEILTFQRKLEGNADDIVHMQQQADGLVRKVNSRRQVSNKINEVYSALQKCDSFCDVISNKSVDENYLANLRELNRRLEFLSGNKALQFSAVDNEIRPKLTAAAYKAGDKLQRFLTKKILTLAEDPSRTVDGQKSLEESAQFAFRFLQFYNPQVAIEVTKLYMRYMSQSYVKQFLLLIAQFSEVSAVHADPLEPLVSAEEARDIASNRDVGAPPGNQVNPATVNFPGRTLARRERSVSQHMRGFTNLMSNGAVTSKTESLRLLRAATFADSVKAVNALAVRHGKLHVGDTVAAQLDECNSWTWQFIRCFQALVNTCESECRFIGNFFCVAGDVEGGEDFTSAERIARAVLGRAVSNVETSIIDNLSLVMERTEVLTALRVLESVKQHLCTSLDPIPLLLLSGVLEMSKTVLRNSLRTALENDELALAFLPTLRLSSLHRAPAKDSGWAGIFGNKPYCATLGPHPLVYRVCGVLGQLEYLNTATLRSSVFIGGNEGVFDPFVATFVKNCLGHMMTLVDQLKRRHASPLAQQVFACTNVYTVLATWRELMSLSGDGISGTPSASTPASPGANHRSANGRRLHFDADKSEELAASSTEAPGGGGGTAARGISYHAQYLESQLQNAIQGWVRAEQENGELPWKSLLVLIDEATKVLGTGFFDSAGSSASTECCPNATPAAPQRTPPTPPSTLPAELGESSVLQVAVQLHSQWHSQATAIAEVVRKAVQQSLGRSVSNGSAGGTTAATAVQQRQCDELSTLVVSALFSTLTEANQKLSVFVAQYYSGNRELQSKLVSNTTLLHELSRLLALSS, encoded by the coding sequence atgagtggcggtggcagcgagaCTGAAACTGCTGAGCTGGTCCTGTTCCGGCTCGAGGAAATCGACGAGCTTCTTGCCGCTGTCAacagcgacgaggatgacTCGCAGGCCACCACCCTGGCGCAGTACCTGCGACGTGGTCAGGATCTGGAGAGTGCGTTGAGGCTGCATGACGAGCAGCTGCGTAGCTTACAAGACGAGTTCATCCAGGCCCACGTCAGCCGGGCTGATCAGATTGCGCAACTCTATCATGAGTTCAGCGCATGCGAGCGGCACATAGTTGActtcgaggaggagattCTGACCTTTCAGCGCAAGCTCGAGGGCAACGCAGATGATATTGTccacatgcagcagcaggcggacGGGTTGGTGCGGAAAGTGAACAGCCGGCGCCAGGTAAGCAACAAGATCAACGAGGTTTACAGCGCCCTCCAGAAGTGCGATTCCTTCTGCGATGTCATTTCGAACAAGAGTGTGGACGAGAATTATCTGGCCAACTTGCGCGAGCTGAATCGCCGGCTGGAGTTTCTCTCCGGCAACAAGGCCCTTCAGTTCTCTGCCGTGGACAACGAAATCCGGCCCAAGTTGACGGCCGCTGCGTACAAAGCGGGTGATAAACTTCAGCGCTTTCTTACCAAGAAGATTCTTACCCTCGCCGAGGACCCGTCGCGCACCGTCGACGGGCAGAAGTCGCTTGAAGAGAGCGCGCAATTCGCGTTTCGCTTCCTTCAGTTCTACAACCCACAGGTTGCGATAGAGGTGACGAAGCTGTACATGCGGTACATGTCCCAGTCGTACGTGAAGCAGTTTCTCCTCTTGATCGCGCAGTTCTCTGAGGTGTCGGCGGTGCACGCTGACCCGCTCGAGCCACTAGTGTCGGCAGAGGAAGCGCGGGACATAGCGAGCAACCGAGACGTCGGCGCCCCGCCCGGCAACCAGGTAAACCCCGCCACTGTGAACTTTCCTGGTCGCACATTGGCACGTCGCGAGCGGAGCGTGTCGCAGCACATGCGCGGCTTCACCAACCTCATGTCCAATGGTGCGGTCACCTCGAAGACTGAGTCGCTTCGCCTCTTGCGCGCAGCTACCTTTGCTGATTCTGTGAAGGCGGTAAACGCACTTGCTGTGCGGCACGGCAAGCTGCATGTTGGCGACACCGTGGCAGCACAGCTGGATGAGTGCAACAGCTGGACGTGGCAGTTTATTCGCTGCTTCCAGGCGCTGGTGAACACATGCGAGTCCGAGTGCCGCTTTATCGGCAACTTTTTCTGCGTAGCTGGCGACGTCGAGGGTGGCGAGGACTTCACGAGTGCGGAGCGGATTGCCCGCGCAGTGCTGGGCCGCGCAGTAAGCAACGTAGAGACCTCCATCATTGACAACCTGTCCCTCGTGATGGAGCGCACCGAGgtgctgacggcgctgcgggtCTTGGAGTCGGTGAAGCAGCACCTCTGCACTTCCCTGGATCCCATCCCGCTCCTGTTACTGAGTGGCGTGCTGGAGATGTCGaagacggtgctgcgcaactcGCTGCGGACGGCCTTAGAGAATGATGAGCTCGCCTTGGCCTTCTTGCCGACATTGaggctttcttctctccaccgCGCCCCCGCCAAGGACAGCGGCTGGGCAGGCATCTTCGGCAACAAGCCGTACTGCGCGACGTTGGGGCCGCACCCGCTTGTCTACCGTGTCTGTGGTGTGCTGGGTCAGCTGGAGTATCTGAACACCGCGACCCTGCGCTCCTCCGTGTTTATCGGTGGAAATGAAGGGGTCTTCGACCCATTCGTTGCCACGTTTGTGAAGAACTGCCTTGGGCACATGATGACGTTGGTCGACCAGCTGAAGCGCCGTCACGCGAGTCCGCTGGCCCAGCAGGTGTTTGCTTGCACAAATGTGTACACGGTGCTGGCAACGTGGCGGGAGTTGATGTCGCTCAGCGGCGACGGTATATCAGGGACGCCAAGTGCGTCTACCCCTGCTTCTCCTGGAGCGAACCACCGCAGCGCGAACGGCAGGCGGTTGCACTTCGACGCTGACAAATCTGAGGAGCTGGCAGCGTCATCCACAGAGGCTccgggtggtggcggtggtaccGCTGCCAGGGGCATTTCGTATCATGCCCAGTACCTGGAGAGCCAACTTCAAAATGCCATTCAGGGCTGGGTGCGCGCCGAGCAGGAGAACGGAGAGTTACCGTGGAAGTCCCTTCTCGTGCTTATTGACGAAGCGACGAAGGTGCTTGGCACGGGCTTCTTCGACTCTGCTGGCTCATCAGCATCCACTGAGTGCTGCCCAAATGcgacgccagcagctccgcagcgaACCCCGCCCACCCCGCCCTCCACTCTGCCCGCAGAGCTGGGCGAAAGCTCCGTACTGCAGGTCGCCGTGCAGCTCCACTCGCAGTGGCACTCTCAAGCCACAGCGATCGCCGAGGTGGTGAGaaaggcagtgcagcagtCTCTGGGCCGATCTGTCAGCAATGGTAGCGCTGGTGGTACAACTGCCGCTACTGCagtccagcagcggcagtgcgaTGAGCTGTCCACGCTTGTGGTGAGTGCCCTCTTCTCAACTCTGACAGAGGCAAATCAAAAATTGTCTGTCTTTGTGGCGCAGTACTACAGCGGGAACCGCGAGCTGCAGTCGAAGTTAGTTAGTAACACAACGCTGCTCCACGAACTGTCCCGTCTATTGGCCCTGAGTTCTTAG
- a CDS encoding hypothetical protein (TriTrypDB/GeneDB-style sysID: LpmP.20.2430), with product MSSWNGRQLRSSSRGGDNGLRRESSAKYLSDTRPRSLLYGNGGGFRSRDPRMTIDDSDRYYNIYTPRWGCPSASGGARTTRVEDMPVGSTSRDDRRRHANRSSGINGPMTRGRSGRGGDGWYDASSSRSASSYTYSYSSSDLSSGDASSEGGARARSRVYSGSRVQQRPQKKSLQPTPHGGVRSQLRATSVGSPPLDAPPPGAIRWVGGGRRDTETQAGEEESRTGPLSRWHADANEQDGLAMNAEPLRPLISAQMPSLKPTGLLRRIIAAVAHYRGVPPPPSVPSEVILAFDEYVSSGSTMLKFIPHGPPHPRFFVIRFLNVMAGLMRSGGGRAYDQEPSVLYAVLSWYRTLSSRRMIRFLPLHDLIEVRASGTDHQYVRRRTVQPGILRGPRSGFVTNYVRADFILQFRFCSRLSQAEETLAIMAANRAEYLAWLVVGTFISQIGNVC from the coding sequence ATGTCTTCCTGGAACGGCCGCCAGCTGCGATCATcaagcagaggcggcgacaACGGTCTTCGTCGCGAATCGTCTGCAAAGTACCTCAGTGACACGCGCCCAAGGTCGCTTCTCTACGGCAACGGTGGTGGCTTCCGCAGCAGGGACCCCAGGATGACAATAGACGATTCAGACCGGTACTACAACATCTATACACCTCGATGGGGATGCCCCTCAGCGAGTGGTGGGGCGAGGACCACTCGTGTGGAGGACATGCCAGTAGGATCTACATCTCGCGATGACCGGCGACGACACGCTaatcgcagcagcggaatAAATGGACCAATGACTCGAGGGCGGAGTGggcgtggtggcgacggGTGGTACGATGCGTCTTCCTCGAGGTCTGCGTCGTCCTACACCTACTCGTACTCGAGCAGTGatctcagcagcggcgacgcctcGAGCGAAGGGGGAGCACGGGCCCGGAGTAGGGTCTACAGTGGGTCTCGTGTACAACAACGGCCGCAAAAGAAATCGTTGCAGCCAACGCCCCATGGAGGTGTTCGATCCCAACTACGTGCCACGTCCGTTGGGTCTCCTCCGCTagatgcgccgccgcccggTGCGATTcggtgggtgggcggtggcCGGAGAGACACCGAGACCCAAGCCGGTGAGGAGGAATCGAGGACCGGTCCCCTGTCGCGTTGGCACGCTGACGCGAATGAGCAGGACGGCTTGGCGATGAACGCAGAGCCACTTCGACCTCTTATCTCAGCTCAGATGCCCTCACTGAAGCCGACTGGCTTGCTGCGGCGCATCATCGCAGCCGTTGCGCACTATCGCGGTGTCCCTCCGCCACCGTCCGTCCCGTCCGAGGTGATTCTCGCTTTTGACGAATACGTGTCGAGTGGGTCAACGATGCTGAAGTTCATTCCCCACGGCCCACCGCACCCGCGCTTCTTTGTGATTCGCTTCCTTAACGTTATGGCAGGCTTGAtgcgcagtggcggtggaCGGGCATATGACCAGGAGCCGAGTGTTCTCTACGCAGTCTTGTCGTGGTACCGCACCCTGTCCAGTCGGCGCATGATCCGCTTCTTGCCGCTTCACGACCTGATCGAGGTGCGGGCGAGCGGGACAGATCACCAGTACGTTCGCCGGCGCACAGTGCAGCCTGGCATCTTGCGTGGCCCACGCTCGGGATTCGTGACGAACTACGTGCGCGCTGACTTTATTCTGCAGTTTCGCTTCTGCTCGCGCCTCTCACAGGCCGAGGAGACGCTGGCGATTATGGCGGCGAACCGCGCCGAGTACCTGGCATGGCTCGTGGTGGGCACCTTCATTAGCCAGATCGGCAACGTATGCTAG
- a CDS encoding NADPH-cytochrome p450 reductase-like protein (TriTrypDB/GeneDB-style sysID: LpmP.20.2390), whose protein sequence is MTQLTILYGTQTGNAERLALRVARLALREGFECVSCLPADDVPIAEWRHTGGPVLLICSNANQGDAPNTFRRSWASLLQPTAAGCMEGLQYAIFGLGDSLYLKFNQMAKMVHNRLQQLGGTPIVMRGLGDESDAKGIEETLQPWLAELWKALERPGKYGAAAGVSAYPQEDLPFFPLFSIAPASTSDEVTVGAPSSSTDVTAASLPYFADHVFPCEVVSNRRLTSAACEQVVHHLELRRNSSSTAATAYDVGDALGIYCPNREESVEELLHLLQRDGTETVVVTPDASHGLVRQPTRPFFGRPLSLRSLLRHYFDLDAVVTQEFLWMLAHEVTGVDEDTHDVQERLYELANPSNVDDYLQYAHREKRNVCEVLHDFKDLHPSLELVLSFTTPMLPRYFSVASAPAMDGANRYDLCVGLLDWHTPLKRHRTGLCSSYLVRATPGTQLTCSVWQGSLALPAAPTPLLCVATGTGVAPVRSVLRQVAGLSAQGWKDVPVVLVFGCRHEAEDYLYREEWVALKEIGALPTLLVIPAFSRDADKKVYVQHKLGQHARLTSSFLQPEGAGVRPGVVYVCGNAKQMPKDVQHTLERIVEATVAEVHGEAGAAAYVRRLGRVGRYQVDSWSV, encoded by the coding sequence ATGACGCAGCTTACGATTCTGTACGGGACGCAGACTGGCAACGCCGAGCGGCTAGCGCTGCGCGTCGCTCGACTGGCACTTCGCGAAGGGTTTGAGTGCGTCTCGTGCCTGCCTGCCGATGACGTGCCCATCGCTGAGTGGCGACACACAGGGGGACCTGTTCTTCTTATCTGCTCGAACGCGAATCAAGGTGATGCTCCCAACACATTTCGCCGGTCGTGGGCGTCGCTACTACAGCCCACTGCGGCTGGTTGCATGGAGGGCCTGCAGTACGCCATCTTCGGCCTTGGCGACTCGCTGTACCTCAAGTTCAACCAGATGGCCAAGATGGTGCACAAccgtctccagcagctggGCGGCACACCAATTGTGATGCGCGGGCTGGGAGATGAGAGCGACGCGAAAGGCATAGAGGAAACCTTGCAGCCCTGGCTCGCGGAGCTATGGAAGGCGCTTGAGAGGCCAGGCAAGtacggtgccgccgcaggTGTGTCAGCTTATCCGCAGGAGGaccttcctttctttcctcttttcagTATTGCACCTGCCTCAACGAGCGACGAGGTCACTGTTGGCGCGCCGTCCTCTTCCACTGACGTCACTGCTGCGTCACTACCATATTTTGCCGACCATGTGTTCCCCTGCGAGGTCGTGTCAAACAGGCGCCTCACATCTGCTGCGTGCGAGCAGGTGGTTCATCACCTGGAGCTGCGCAGGAACTCTAGCAGCACGGCCGCCACAGCGTACGATGTCGGCGATGCGCTGGGCATCTACTGCCCCAATCGTGAAGAATCCGTAGAGGAACTGCTGCACCTATTGCAGCGAGACGGCACagagacggtggtggtgacccCAGACGCTTCGCATGGACTTGTCCGTCAGCCCACCCGTCCCTTCTTTGGGCGGCCTCTCTCGCTACGGTCGTTACTTCGTCACTACTTTGATCTTGATGCCGTGGTGACCCAAGAATTCTTGTGGATGCTCGCACATGAAGTGACTGGGGTAGACGAGGACACACACGATGTGCAGGAGCGCCTCTACGAGCTGGCAAACCCGTCCAACGTGGACGACTACCTTCAGTATGCGCACCGTGAGAAGCGTAACGTATGCGAGGTGCTGCATGACTTCAAGGACCTTCACCCATCTCTAGAGCTGGTCTTGTCCTTCACAACGCCAATGCTGCCGCGCTACTtctccgtcgcctccgcgCCAGCGATGGACGGCGCAAACCGCTATGACCTCTGTGTGGGGCTACTGGACTGGCACACGCCACTGAAGCGCCACCGCACGGGGCTCTGCAGCTCCTACCTGGTGAGGGCGACCCCAGGGACACAGCTGACGTGCTCTGTTTGGCAGGGTTCTCTTGCACTTCCGgctgcaccgacgccgctgctctgcgtcGCGACGGGGACGGGCGTTGCACCAGTTCGCAGTGTTCTGCGTCAGGTCGCCGGTCTTTCCGCGCAGGGCTGGAAGGACGTGCCGGTGGTGCTCGTCTTTGGATGCCGCCATGAAGCCGAGGATTACCTGTACCGCGAGGAGTGggtggcgctgaaggagattGGCGCACTGCCTACCCTCTTAGTCATCCCAGCCTTCTCGCGAGACGCCGACAAGAAGGTTTACGTGCAGCACAAACTCGGCCAGCACGCAAGACTGACGTCGTCCTTTCTGCAACCCGAGGGCGCCGGTGTCCGGCCTGGcgtggtgtatgtgtgcggaAATGCGAAGCAGATGCCGAAGGATGTGCAGCACACTCTAGAGCGTATTGTCGAGGCAAccgtggcggaggtgcaTGGCGAggccggcgcggcagcgtACGTTAGGAGACTTGGCCGCGTGGGTCGCTATCAGGTTGATTCGTGGTCGGTGTAG